The Opisthocomus hoazin isolate bOpiHoa1 chromosome W, bOpiHoa1.hap1, whole genome shotgun sequence genome includes a region encoding these proteins:
- the LOC142365547 gene encoding secretory carrier-associated membrane protein 1-like isoform X5, translated as MPNVPSMQPAIMKPTEETPAYKQIAKEHALTQAELVKRQEELERKAAELDRREREMQSLNQQAGRKNNWPPLPENFPVGPCFYQDFSVDIPVEFQKTVKIMYYLWMFHTVTLFLNIFGCLAWFYIDATRGVDFGLSILWFLLFTPCSFVCWYRPLYRAFRSDSSFRFFVFFFVYICQFAVHVLQAAGFQRWGNCGWISSLTGLNKSIPVGIMMIIIAALFTASAVISLVMFKKVHGLYRTTGASFEKAQQEFATGVMSNKTVQTAAANATSTAATSAAQNVFKGNRM; from the exons ATGCCTAATGTACCTAGTATGCAGCCAGCAATAATGAAACCAACTGAAGAAACACCTGCTTACAAACAAATTGCAAAG GAGCATGCCTTGACCCAGGCAGAACTGGTAAAGCGTCAagaagaactggaaagaaaagcagctgaacTAGATCGCAGAGAAAGGGAAATGCAGAGTCTCAATCAGCAGGCAG gTAGAAAAAATAACTGGCCACCTCTTCCTGAGAATTTTCCAGTGGGTCCATGTTTCTACCAGGACTTTTCTGTAGACATTCCTGTAGAATTCCAGAAGACAGTAAAGATTATGTACTATTTGTGGATGt TCCATACAGTGACACTGTTTCTTAATATCTTTGGATGTTTGGCCTGGTTTTACATTGATGCTACGCGAGGGGTTGATTTTGGATTGAGTATCCTCTGGTTCTTGCTTTTTACCCCTTGTTCTTTTGTCTGCTGGTACAGACCACTTTATCGAGCTTTCAG GAGTGACAGTTCATTCAGGTTCTTTGTGTTCTTCTTTGTATATATCTGTCAGTTTGCTGTACATGTACTTCAAGCTGCAGGATTTCAAAGATGGGGAAACTG tggGTGGATTTCATCTCTTACTGGTCTTAATAAGAGTATCCCTGTTGGCATTATGATGATAATCATAGCTGCACTTTTCACAGcatctgctgttatttcattagTTATGTTTAAAAAG GTGCATGGTCTCTACCGCACAACTGGTGCTAGTTTTGAGAAAGCGCAGCAGGAGTTTGCAACGGGAGTGATGTCCAACAAAACTGTACAAACTGCTGCAGCCAACGCCACATCAACAGCAGCTACCAGTGCAGCTCAGAATGTGTTCAAGGGTAACCGAATGTAG